The following coding sequences are from one Epinephelus fuscoguttatus linkage group LG5, E.fuscoguttatus.final_Chr_v1 window:
- the phf12b gene encoding PHD finger protein 12 isoform X1: MWDKMETPTIVYDLDTSGGLMEQIQTLLAPPKSEEVEKRSRKLVRDVRRSGRATNHDTCDSCREGGDLLCCDHCPAAFHLQCCNPPLSEEMLPPGEWMCHRCNVRKKKREQKAEQTNGLPERPSSKRSVSPAVELELNAGPLRLDGLPPGAGAAGPGLRVAQVRLLDRRTSSRPSSRPGTPTSNTSSTPTPSEEQNDGEDEAAEPEDEVQGSELEGAMLSAPTPRLLKRPFQLLIAAAMERNPTQFQLPSELTCTTALPGSSKRRRKEELLGKPFRRPQHELDPNGLVPLPVKVCFSCNRSCRLAPLIQCDYCPLLFHMDCLDPPLTALPAGKWMCPNHVEHLVLNQRSLSLSSRCQLFDHFQDRMSQHAVKLDFLRRVHRQNAPNRRTTHQHNKKTIKVPDAIKSQYQNPPPMLLPAGVRQLELVCSGVPGHQPSKHLTTEAEQQEWLQDVIALQCSIMRHISNKQKTSSTAPTLSSGTLSAEWVSEQKASMKSCLTSEDMKTQASLERTSSLDHCSKPCSTPDDPQGASLSRDTLADLGVCKCNTTQCQNCRKPNGPLAEECQPPKANGPVDCNSASDSCRQAELQHRLKSSTTPPKSASASGLVNHIGAETVKKEPENTTEACAQKNCPTAPTIWPHSGQQNHRSQTELQEECMSSDEKPAYSVTSSAHSDTPPKGSQEQEPAKLGSSSPTPDIKAGPGLMGSLLPSTLSSITNLSTCMKDGKDEERGIELDKLDAEMIKLLAWQRIQQLFPPKMPSTPPPPATSAASKTPSPYPDSQKKVQARAVFYPLTGKGGAVSMCYRTLYIGSGADMDVCLTNYGHCNYISGKHACIFYDENTKHYELLNYSEHGTTVDNVLYSCDFSEKASSSPPSGLVAKVQGIIRRSKKREDDEGPRSVAGLLPAGGVMSSQPQGGSEMSCSCKASSSSLIGGSGAGWEGTALLHHGSYIKLGCLQFVFSITEFASKQPKEEQTTMPAASCTISGSAASTTTSTTTTLSPPPNTATVSSPSSQDETDTETVPPHQVPALRSNSIP; encoded by the exons CAACCCACCTTTGAGTGAAGAAATGCTTCCCCCAGGGGAATGGATGTGTCACCGCTGCAATGTTCGTAAAAAG aagCGAGAGCAGAAGGCAGAACAGACCAATGGCCTACCGGAGAGGCCCTCGTCGAAGCGCTCCGTGTCCCCGGCTGTGGAGCTGGAGCTCAATGCTGGGCCGCTGCGACTTGACGGTCTGCCTCCGGGGGCTGGAGCAGCAGGGCCTGGTCTACGGGTGGCCCAGGTACGCCTCTTGGACCGCAGGACCAGCAGCAGGCCAAGTAGCCGGCCTGGTACGCCCACCTCCAACACTTCGTCCACTCCGACTCCCTCAGAGGAGCAGAATGACGGGGAGGATGAGGCAGCAGAGCCCGAGGATGAAGTTCAGGGCTCAGAGCTTGAGGGTGCTATGCTATCTGCTCCGACTCCACGCCTTCTCAAGAGGCCCTTTCAGCTGCTAATAGCAGCCGCTATGGAGAGAAACCCAACACAGTTCCAGCTGCCCAGTGAGCTCACATGCACCACTGCACTACCAG GCAGCAGTAAAcggaggagaaaagaggagctACTAGGAAAGCCATTCAGGAGGCCGCAGCATGAACTGGATCCCAATGGTCTGGTCCCTCTACCAGTCAAAGTCTGCTTTTCATGCAACAG GAGTTGCAGGTTGGCTCCGCTGATCCAGTGTGATTATTGTCCCCTTCTGTTCCACATGGACTGTCTGGACCCTCCACTCACAGCTTTACCCGCTGGCAAATGGATGTGTCCAAACCATGTGGAGCACTTGGTG CTGAATCAGAGGAGCCTGAGCCTGTCCAGCCGCTGTCAGCTCTTCGACCATTTCCAGGACAGGATGTCCCAGCATGCTGTTAAGTTGGACTTCCTGCGTAGAGTCCATCGGCAGAACGCACCAAACCGGCGCACAACCCACCAGCACAACAAGAAGACCATCAAG GTGCCAGATGCCATCAAGTCCCAGTACCAGAATCCGCCCCCCATGCTGCTTCCTGCAGGGGTGCGCCAGCTGGAGCTGGTTTGTAGCGGTGTTCCCGGCCATCAGCCCTCAAAGCATCTCACCACAGAGGCTGAGCAGCAGGAG TGGCTTCAGGATGTCATTGCCCTCCAGTGCAGCATCATGCGACACATATCCAACAAGCAGAAGACTTCATCCACAGCACCCACCCTGTCATCAGGAACTTTGTCAGCAGAGTGGGTTTCTGAGCAAAAAGCCAGCATGAAATCATGTTTAACATCAGAGGACATGAAAACTCAGGCCTCTTTAGAAAGGACTTCTTCCCTTGACCACTGCTCTAAACCCTGCAGTACACCTGATGATCCCCAGGGGGCCTCTCTTTCAAGGGACACCCTTGCAGACCTTGGTGTTTGTAAATGCAACACGACACAATGTCAGAACTGTAGGAAACCCAACGGACCTCTTGCAGAGGAGTGTCAGCCTCCCAAAGCCAATGGACCCGTAGACTGTAACAGTGCCTCAGACTCATGCAGGCAGGCTGAGCTGCAGCATAGACTGAAGTCAAGTACAACACCCCCAAAATCAGCCTCTGCCTCTGGACTGGTCAACCACATAGGAGCAGAAACAGTTAAAAAGGAGCCTGAGAATACTACAGAGGCCTGTGCTCAGAAAAACTGCCCCACTGCCCCGACGATATGGCCCCACAGCGGCCAGCAGAACCACAGGAGCCAGACAGAGCTTCAGGAGGAGTGTATGAGCAGCGATGAAAAACCCGCCTACTCTGTCACCAGCAGCGCCCACTCAGACACACCACCTAAAGGCAGCCAGGAGCAGGAGCCAGCCAAGCTGGGGTCGTCGTCACCTACTCCAG aCATAAAGGCTGGTCCTGGACTGATGGGCTCACTGCTGCCCAGCACTCTCTCCTCCATCACTAACCTGTCCACCTGCATGAAAGATGGAAAGGATGAGGAAAGAG GGATTGAGCTGGACAAACTGGATGCAGAGATGATCAAGCTGTTGGCCTGGCAGAGGATCCAGCAGCTCTTTCCCCCCAAAATGCCCAGCACTCCACCTCCCCCAGCCACCAGTGCTGCCTCCAAAACCCCATCACCCTACCCTGATA GTCAGAAGAAGGTGCAGGCACGAGCTGTCTTCTACCCTCTGAcaggaaaaggaggagctgtCAGCATGTGCTATAGGACGTTATACATAGGATCAG GTGCTGACATGGATGTGTGCCTTACAAACTATGGCCATTGCAACTACATTTCGGGGAAACACGCCTGTATTTTCTATGATGAG aACACCAAGCATTATGAGCTGCTCAACTACAGTGAACATGGCACCACAGTGGACAACGTCCTCTATTCATGTGACTTCTCTGAGAAGGCCTCCTCATCTCCACCAAGCGGGCTTGTGGCCAAAGTCCAAGGCATCATAC GTCGGAGTAAGAAGCGCGAGGATGATGAGGGTCCCCGCTCTGTGGCAGGTTTGTTGCCGGCTGGTGGAGTGATGAGCAGCCAGCCTCAGGGCGGCTCCGAGATGTCGTGCAGCTGTAAGGCAAGCAGCTCCAGCTTGATTGGAGGCAGCGGGGCAGGTTGGGAGGGCACGGCCCTGCTCCACCATGGCAGCTACATCAAACTGGGCTGCCTCCAGTTTGTCTTCAGCATCACAGAGTTTGCCAGTAAGCAGCCCAAAGAGGAGCAGACCACCATGCCTGCTGCTAGCTGCACTATCAGTGGCAGTGCAGCCAGCACCACtaccagcaccaccaccaccctgtCACCACCACCCAACACTGCCACAGTGAGCAGCCCCTCCAGCCAGGACGAGACCGACACTGAGACTGTCCCTCCCCACCAAGTGCCCGCACTGCGCTCCAACTCTATTCCATAA
- the phf12b gene encoding PHD finger protein 12 isoform X2 yields the protein MIILTLAFGRVEFTQSLGNDQTEPFYPYMVRPVNGFVFNINPPLSEEMLPPGEWMCHRCNVRKKKREQKAEQTNGLPERPSSKRSVSPAVELELNAGPLRLDGLPPGAGAAGPGLRVAQVRLLDRRTSSRPSSRPGTPTSNTSSTPTPSEEQNDGEDEAAEPEDEVQGSELEGAMLSAPTPRLLKRPFQLLIAAAMERNPTQFQLPSELTCTTALPGSSKRRRKEELLGKPFRRPQHELDPNGLVPLPVKVCFSCNRSCRLAPLIQCDYCPLLFHMDCLDPPLTALPAGKWMCPNHVEHLVLNQRSLSLSSRCQLFDHFQDRMSQHAVKLDFLRRVHRQNAPNRRTTHQHNKKTIKVPDAIKSQYQNPPPMLLPAGVRQLELVCSGVPGHQPSKHLTTEAEQQEWLQDVIALQCSIMRHISNKQKTSSTAPTLSSGTLSAEWVSEQKASMKSCLTSEDMKTQASLERTSSLDHCSKPCSTPDDPQGASLSRDTLADLGVCKCNTTQCQNCRKPNGPLAEECQPPKANGPVDCNSASDSCRQAELQHRLKSSTTPPKSASASGLVNHIGAETVKKEPENTTEACAQKNCPTAPTIWPHSGQQNHRSQTELQEECMSSDEKPAYSVTSSAHSDTPPKGSQEQEPAKLGSSSPTPDIKAGPGLMGSLLPSTLSSITNLSTCMKDGKDEERGIELDKLDAEMIKLLAWQRIQQLFPPKMPSTPPPPATSAASKTPSPYPDSQKKVQARAVFYPLTGKGGAVSMCYRTLYIGSGADMDVCLTNYGHCNYISGKHACIFYDENTKHYELLNYSEHGTTVDNVLYSCDFSEKASSSPPSGLVAKVQGIIRRSKKREDDEGPRSVAGLLPAGGVMSSQPQGGSEMSCSCKASSSSLIGGSGAGWEGTALLHHGSYIKLGCLQFVFSITEFASKQPKEEQTTMPAASCTISGSAASTTTSTTTTLSPPPNTATVSSPSSQDETDTETVPPHQVPALRSNSIP from the exons CAACCCACCTTTGAGTGAAGAAATGCTTCCCCCAGGGGAATGGATGTGTCACCGCTGCAATGTTCGTAAAAAG aagCGAGAGCAGAAGGCAGAACAGACCAATGGCCTACCGGAGAGGCCCTCGTCGAAGCGCTCCGTGTCCCCGGCTGTGGAGCTGGAGCTCAATGCTGGGCCGCTGCGACTTGACGGTCTGCCTCCGGGGGCTGGAGCAGCAGGGCCTGGTCTACGGGTGGCCCAGGTACGCCTCTTGGACCGCAGGACCAGCAGCAGGCCAAGTAGCCGGCCTGGTACGCCCACCTCCAACACTTCGTCCACTCCGACTCCCTCAGAGGAGCAGAATGACGGGGAGGATGAGGCAGCAGAGCCCGAGGATGAAGTTCAGGGCTCAGAGCTTGAGGGTGCTATGCTATCTGCTCCGACTCCACGCCTTCTCAAGAGGCCCTTTCAGCTGCTAATAGCAGCCGCTATGGAGAGAAACCCAACACAGTTCCAGCTGCCCAGTGAGCTCACATGCACCACTGCACTACCAG GCAGCAGTAAAcggaggagaaaagaggagctACTAGGAAAGCCATTCAGGAGGCCGCAGCATGAACTGGATCCCAATGGTCTGGTCCCTCTACCAGTCAAAGTCTGCTTTTCATGCAACAG GAGTTGCAGGTTGGCTCCGCTGATCCAGTGTGATTATTGTCCCCTTCTGTTCCACATGGACTGTCTGGACCCTCCACTCACAGCTTTACCCGCTGGCAAATGGATGTGTCCAAACCATGTGGAGCACTTGGTG CTGAATCAGAGGAGCCTGAGCCTGTCCAGCCGCTGTCAGCTCTTCGACCATTTCCAGGACAGGATGTCCCAGCATGCTGTTAAGTTGGACTTCCTGCGTAGAGTCCATCGGCAGAACGCACCAAACCGGCGCACAACCCACCAGCACAACAAGAAGACCATCAAG GTGCCAGATGCCATCAAGTCCCAGTACCAGAATCCGCCCCCCATGCTGCTTCCTGCAGGGGTGCGCCAGCTGGAGCTGGTTTGTAGCGGTGTTCCCGGCCATCAGCCCTCAAAGCATCTCACCACAGAGGCTGAGCAGCAGGAG TGGCTTCAGGATGTCATTGCCCTCCAGTGCAGCATCATGCGACACATATCCAACAAGCAGAAGACTTCATCCACAGCACCCACCCTGTCATCAGGAACTTTGTCAGCAGAGTGGGTTTCTGAGCAAAAAGCCAGCATGAAATCATGTTTAACATCAGAGGACATGAAAACTCAGGCCTCTTTAGAAAGGACTTCTTCCCTTGACCACTGCTCTAAACCCTGCAGTACACCTGATGATCCCCAGGGGGCCTCTCTTTCAAGGGACACCCTTGCAGACCTTGGTGTTTGTAAATGCAACACGACACAATGTCAGAACTGTAGGAAACCCAACGGACCTCTTGCAGAGGAGTGTCAGCCTCCCAAAGCCAATGGACCCGTAGACTGTAACAGTGCCTCAGACTCATGCAGGCAGGCTGAGCTGCAGCATAGACTGAAGTCAAGTACAACACCCCCAAAATCAGCCTCTGCCTCTGGACTGGTCAACCACATAGGAGCAGAAACAGTTAAAAAGGAGCCTGAGAATACTACAGAGGCCTGTGCTCAGAAAAACTGCCCCACTGCCCCGACGATATGGCCCCACAGCGGCCAGCAGAACCACAGGAGCCAGACAGAGCTTCAGGAGGAGTGTATGAGCAGCGATGAAAAACCCGCCTACTCTGTCACCAGCAGCGCCCACTCAGACACACCACCTAAAGGCAGCCAGGAGCAGGAGCCAGCCAAGCTGGGGTCGTCGTCACCTACTCCAG aCATAAAGGCTGGTCCTGGACTGATGGGCTCACTGCTGCCCAGCACTCTCTCCTCCATCACTAACCTGTCCACCTGCATGAAAGATGGAAAGGATGAGGAAAGAG GGATTGAGCTGGACAAACTGGATGCAGAGATGATCAAGCTGTTGGCCTGGCAGAGGATCCAGCAGCTCTTTCCCCCCAAAATGCCCAGCACTCCACCTCCCCCAGCCACCAGTGCTGCCTCCAAAACCCCATCACCCTACCCTGATA GTCAGAAGAAGGTGCAGGCACGAGCTGTCTTCTACCCTCTGAcaggaaaaggaggagctgtCAGCATGTGCTATAGGACGTTATACATAGGATCAG GTGCTGACATGGATGTGTGCCTTACAAACTATGGCCATTGCAACTACATTTCGGGGAAACACGCCTGTATTTTCTATGATGAG aACACCAAGCATTATGAGCTGCTCAACTACAGTGAACATGGCACCACAGTGGACAACGTCCTCTATTCATGTGACTTCTCTGAGAAGGCCTCCTCATCTCCACCAAGCGGGCTTGTGGCCAAAGTCCAAGGCATCATAC GTCGGAGTAAGAAGCGCGAGGATGATGAGGGTCCCCGCTCTGTGGCAGGTTTGTTGCCGGCTGGTGGAGTGATGAGCAGCCAGCCTCAGGGCGGCTCCGAGATGTCGTGCAGCTGTAAGGCAAGCAGCTCCAGCTTGATTGGAGGCAGCGGGGCAGGTTGGGAGGGCACGGCCCTGCTCCACCATGGCAGCTACATCAAACTGGGCTGCCTCCAGTTTGTCTTCAGCATCACAGAGTTTGCCAGTAAGCAGCCCAAAGAGGAGCAGACCACCATGCCTGCTGCTAGCTGCACTATCAGTGGCAGTGCAGCCAGCACCACtaccagcaccaccaccaccctgtCACCACCACCCAACACTGCCACAGTGAGCAGCCCCTCCAGCCAGGACGAGACCGACACTGAGACTGTCCCTCCCCACCAAGTGCCCGCACTGCGCTCCAACTCTATTCCATAA